In Tistrella mobilis, the genomic window CCTGATCGTGCCGGACGAGGCGGATCAGGAGCCGCGCGAGTACCTGGTCCCGAAGGGCAAGCACCTGACGGTCCAGGAGGGCGATTACGTCCGCCGCGGCGACCTGCTGATGGACGGCAATCCGGTGCCCCACGACATCCTGCGCGTGCTGGGTGTCGAGGAGCTGGCCTCCTACCTGATCAACGAGATCCAGGAGGTCTACCGGCTGCAGGGCGTGAAGATCAACGACAAGCACATCGAGGTGATCGTTCGCCAGATGCTGCAGAAGGTCGAGATCCTGGATCCGGGCGACACCACCTTCCTGCTCGGCGAGCAGGTCGACCGGTTCGAGTTCGACCAGGTCAACGCCAAGGTCCGGCAGCGCAATGCCGAGCGTCTGGCGTCGGAAGGCGGCGAGCGGCAGCCCGACATGCGCGAGGCGAAGGCCGAGCCGGTGCTCCAGGGCATCACCAAGGCCTCGCTGCTGACCCGGTCGTTCATCTCGGCGGCATCGTTCCAGGAGACCACCCGCGTGCTCACCGAGGCGGCGACCGCCGGCAAGATGGACACGCTGGACGGCCTCAAGGAGAACGTCATCGTCGGCCGGCTGATCCCGGCCGGCACCGGTGCCGCGGTCAACCGGCTGAAGTCGATCGCGGCCAACCGCGACAAGGCCCTGCTCGGCAACGAGGATGGCGACGAGGCCGGGGCGGTGCTGGCAGGCTCCGCCGACGTGCCGGGCGCCGCGGAGTAACGCTCCCGGCGTCTGCGGCCCGGCATCCCCGACGACGCATCCCCGACGACGTTCGCGGCCCTGCTGCTGCCCTTCAAGGGGCGGCAGCAGGGCCGTCGGCGTCTGGGGGGGCGGCCGGGGCATGCAGATGATGCAGGTCCGCTACCCGCTCCGCCCGGCGGGGCGTCGCTCGTTACGGGAATCGCGCAGGATTCCGCAGAGTCCCGCGGGATTCCCCGACGGGCCGGAAACCCTTGCATGTCAAGCCTTTTGGGGTTGACGGGGGGAGGGGCCACAACTAGTATGCGCGCTCACTTCGGGGGCTGGTGTGCGGACCCCCATGGACGGGCGCGTCCATGCCGCACGGACATCCGGTCCCCTCCATGCCGTAGGGGCCGGCGAAAACAGCCCCCGGAAGGTAAAGCCTTTCCCGAGCCGGCATTTGTGCCGTTGGCGGGAAAGGGGCTTTGCCCTCCGACGGTTTTTGTGTGGACGCAGGGTCGCAAGCCCTGCAGCCCAAGTTTGACGGGATCGATTGGATGCCCACGATCAATCAGCTGATCCGCAAGCCGCGCCTCGCGCCGGTGGATCGCAACAAGGTGCCGGCCCTCGAGGCGTGCCCCCAGAAGCGTGGTGTCTGCACCCGCGTGTACACGACCACCCCGAAGAAGCCGAACTCGGCGCTTCGTAAGGTCGCCCGCGTGCGTCTGACCAACAGCTTCGAAGTCACCAGCTACATTCCGGGCGAAGGTCACAACCTTCAGGAGCACTCGGTGGTGCTGATCCGTGGCGGCCGCGTGAAGGACCTTCCGGGCGTGCGCTACCACATCCTCCGCGGCACGCTGGACACCCAGGGCGTCAAGAACCGTCGTCAGCGTCGTTCGAAGTACGGCGCCAAGCGGCCGAAGTGATCCGGCCGTCAAGGAGAGGTTGATCCATGTCCCGTCGTCATGCCGCTGAAAAGCGCCAGGTTCTCCCGGATCCGAAGTTCGGCGATGCCGTCGTCAGCAAGTTCATGAACGTGCTGATGTATGATGGCAAGAAGTCGGTCGCGGAAGCGATCGTCTACGGCGCCTTCGATCTGATCGAGCAGAAGACCCGTCAGGAAGGCCTCCGCGTCTTCCACGAGGCGCTCGAGAACGTGCGCCCGGCGGTCGAGGTGAAGAGCCGCCGCGTCGGTGGCGCCACCTATCAGGTCCCGGTCGAGGTCCGCCCCGATCGCGCCCAGGCCCTGGCCATCCGCTGGCTGATCACTGCCGCCCGGAACCGTTCCGAGAACACGGCGGTGGAGCGTCTGGCCGGTGAACTGCTCGATGCCGCGCAGAGCCGTGGCACCGCAATCAAGAAGCGTGAAGACACCCACCGCATGGCGGACGCCAACAAGGCGTTCTCGCACTATCGCTGGTAACGGGTCGGCCGTCTCTTAGAAACCCCAGCTTCCTGGACGCGAACATGGCACGCACGACGCCCATCGAGGCCTACCGCAACATCGGCATCATGGCGCACATCGATGCCGGTAAGACGACGACGACCGAGCGCATCCTCTATTACACCGGCCGGTCCCACAAGATCGGTGAGGTGCACGAGGGTGCGGCCACGATGGACTGGATGGAGCAGGAGCAGGAGCGCGGCATCACCATCACGTCGGCCGCGACGACCTGCTTCTGGAACAACCACCGCATCAACATCATCGACACCCCGGGCCACGTCGACTTCACCATCGAGGTGGAGCGTTCGCTCCGTGTTCTCGACGGCGCGGTCGCGGTGTTCGACAGTGTCGCGGGCGTCGAGCCCCAGTCGGAGACGGTGTGGCGCCAGGCGGACAAGTACCGCGTGCCGCGCATCTGCTTCGTCAACAAGATGGACCGCATGGGCGCCAACTTCTACCGCTGCGTCGACATGATGGTCGACCGGCTGGGCGCCAACCCGCTGGTTCTGAGCCTGCCGATCGGCTCCGAGTCGGAATATGTCGGCATCGTCGACCTGGTGAAGATGAAGGCGGTCGTCTGGAAGGACGAAAGCCTCGGCGCCGAGTTCGAAGAGCGCGACATTCCGGCCGATCTCGCCGACCGCGCCGAAGAGTATCGCCAGAAGCTGGTCGAGACGGCCGTCGAGGCCGACGACGAGGTGATGGAAGCCTATCTCGAAGGCAACGAGCCGGACGTCGCCACCCTGAAGCGCTGCATCCGCAAGGGCACGCTGGCGCGTCAGTTCGTTCCCGTGATCAACGGTTCGGCGTTCAAGAACAAGGGCGTGCAGCCCCTGCTCGACGCCGTGATCGACTTCCTGCCCTCGCCGGTCGACGTGCCGGCCGTTCACGGCACCGCCGTGGATGACCCGGAGACCACGCTGGTCCGCGAGAGCAAGGACGAGGCGCCCTTCTCGGCGCTGGCGTTCAAGATCATGTCGGACCCCTTCGTCGGCTCGCTGACCTACATCCGCGTCTATTCGGGTGTCATCGAGAGCGGCTCCTACGTGCTCAACACCGTCAAGGGTGATCGCGAGCGCGTCGGCCGCATGCTGCAGATGCACGCGAACAGCCGTGAGGACGTCAAGGAAGCCCGCGCTGGCGATATCGTGGCGCTCTGCGGCATGAAGGGCACCACCACCGGTGACACCCTCTGCGCCTCGGATGCCAAGATCATCCTGGAGCGCATGGAGTTCCCGGAGCCGGTGATCGAGGTCGCGGTCGAGCCGAAGACCAAGAGCGACCAGGAGAAGATGGGCCTCGCCCTGTCGCGTCTGGCGCAGGAGGATCCGTCCTTCCGCGTGTCGACCGACGAGGAAAGCGGCCAGACCGTGATCAAGGGCATGGGCGAGCTCCATCTCGAGATCATCGTCGATCGCATGCGCCGCGAATTCAAGGTCGAGGCGAATGTCGGTCAGCCGCAGGTGGCCTATCGCGAGCGCTTCGGTCAGCCGGTCGAGGTCGATTACACCCACAAGAAGCAGACCGGCGGTTCGGGCCAGTTCGCGCGCGTGAAGCTGAAGTTCGAGCCCTTCGAGGGCGAGGACGGCTTCGTGTTCGAGAACAAGGTCGTCGGCGGCTCGGTTCCGCGCGAATACGTCCCCGGCGTCCAGAAGGGCATCGAGTCCTGCCTGGGCAACGGCGTGATCGCCGGCTTCCCGGTGGTCAACCTCAAGGCCGAACTGATCGACGGCGCCTATCATGACGTCGACAGCTCGGTGCTCGCCTTCGAAATCGCGTCGCGTGCTGCGTTCCGCGAGGCCATGGGCAAGAGCCGCCCGGTGCTCCTCGAGCCGATCATGAAGGTCGAGGTCGTCACCCCGGACGAGTACATGGGCGACATCATCGGCGACCTGAACAGCCGCCGTGGTCAGGTGAGCAGCATGGACAGCCGCGGCAATGCCCGCGTCGTCAACGCCATGGTGCCGCTGGCCAGCATGTTCGGCTACGTCAACCAGCTGCGCTCGATGTCCCAGGGCCGCGCCCAGTACACGATGCAGTTCGACCATTACGAGCCGGTTCCGCAGCATCTGGCGGATGAGGTCAAGGCGAAGTACGCGGGCTGATCCGCGGATCGATGACCGGTTTGAAAAACGTTTGGAAAGACGGAGGCGAGAGCCATGGGTAAGGAAAAGTTCGAGCGCAGCAAGCCGCACGTGAACATCGGCACGATCGGTCACGTGGACCATGGCAAGACGACGCTGACGGCTGCGATCACGAAGGTTCTGGCCGAGACGGGCGGAGCGACCTATACGTCGTACGACTCGATCGACAAGGCTCCTGAAGAGAAGGAGCGCGGCATCACCATCAACACGGCGCATGTCGAGTACCAGACGGAAGCCCGTCACTATGCGCATGTTGATTGCCCCGGCCATGCCGACTACGTGAAGAACATGATCACGGGTGCGGCGCAGATGGACGGCGCGATCCTGGTCGTGTCGGCGGCGGACGGTCCGATGCCGCAGACCCGCGAGCATATCCTGCTTGCGCGTCAGGTCGGCGTTCCGGCGCTTGTCGTGTTCATGAACAAGGTCGACATGGTCGACGACGAGGAGCTGCTGGAGCTCGTCGAGATGGAAGTGCGGGAGCTGCTCGCCAGCTACGACTTCCCGGGCGACGACATTCCGGTGATCAAGGGCTCGGCTCTGGCTGCGATCGAGGGCACGAACCCGTCGATCGGCGCCGAGCGGATCCTTGAGCTGATGCGTGCGGTTGACGAGTACATCCCGACCCCGGATCGTCCGAAGGACCAGCCGTTCCTGATGCCGATCGAAGACGTGTTCTCGATCTCGGGCCGCGGCACGGTTGTGACCGGGCGTATCGAGCGCGGCGTGATCAAGGTCGGCGAGGAAGTGGCGATCGTGGGTCTGCGCGACACCACGAAGACCACGGTGACCGGCGTCGAGATGTTCCGCAAGCTGCTGGATCAGGGCGAGGCCGGTGACAATGTCGGCGTGCTGCTGCGCGGCACGAAGCGCGAGGACGTGGAGCGTGGTCAGGTGCTGGCGAAGCCGGGCACCATCACCCCGCACACCAAGTTCGCCGCCGAGGCGTATATCCTGACCAAGGAAGAGGGCGGCCGTCACACCCCCTTCTTCACCAACTATCGTCCGCAGTTCTACTTCCGGACCACGGACGTGACCGGTGTCATCACCCTGCCGGAAGGCACGGAGATGGTCATGCCGGGTGACAACGTGTCGGTCACCGTCGAGCTGATCTCGCCGATCGCCATGGACGAAGGCCTGCGCTTCGCGATCCGCGAAGGCGGCCGTACCGTCGGCGCCGGCGTCGTCGCCAAGGTGATGGCCTGATCGACGGACGACGGCAGCGGATGCGCCGGGCGGGTTGATCCCGCAGGGCGCATCCGCCGCCTGGTTTCCTGACGCCACGAGCGCCCGGCCGGTCCGCCCGGCGGGCCGGTCTCATGCAAGGACGCGCGGCGCTGCGGCACCCCGGACTCATCCGGCAGGTCGCACCGCCGAGGCCAAGGTAGAAGCCCATGATGGAAGGCCAGAACATTCGCATCCGCCTGAAGGCGTTCGATCATCGCGTGCTCGATCAGTCGACCCGCGAGATCGTGAACACCGCCAAGCGGACCGGCGCCAGCGTGCGGGGCCCGATCCCGCTGCCGACCGAGATCGAGCGCTTCACGGTGCTCCGTTCGCCGCACATCGACAAGAAGTCGCGCGAACAGTTCGAGATCCGGACGCACAAGCGCCTCCTCGACATTGTCGAGCCCACCCCGCAGACCGTCGACGCGCTGATGAAGCTCGACCTCGCGGCCGGCGTCGACGTCGAGATCAAGCTCTGAGGGGGTAACGCCAGATGCGTACTGGAGTCATCACCCGCAAGCTCGGGATGACCCGCATTTTCGATTCGGCCGGTATTCACATCCCCGTGACCGTGCTGAAGGTCGACAATGTGCAGGTCGTCGCCCACCGCACCGACGAGACCGACGGTTACACCGCGGTTCAGGTCGGCTACGGCGCGGCCAAGGTGAAGAACGTGTCGAAGGCCCAGCGCGGCCACTTCGCCAAGGCGAAGGTGGAGCCCAAGGCGAAGCTCGCGGAGTTCCGCGTGACCGCCGATGCGCTGCCTGAGATCGGAGCCGAGATCGGTGCCAACCACTTCGTCGTCGGCCAGTTCGTCGACGTCGTCGGCACCTCGATCGGTAAGGGTTTCGCCGGCGCCATGAAGCGCCACAACTTCGGCGGTCTTCGTGCCACCCACGGCGTGTCGGTCTCGCACCGCTCGCATGGTTCGACCGGTAACCGTCAGGATCCGGGCCGTACCTTCAAGGGCAAGAAGATGGCTGGCCACATGGGTGCCCGCCGCGTGACCGTGCAGAACCTGCGCGTGACCGTGGTCGATGCCGACCGTGGCCTGCTGCTCGTCGAGGGCGCCATCCCGGGTGCCGCCGGTTCGTACGTTCTTGTGCGCGACGCCGTGAAGAAGGCGCTGCCAGAGAGCGTGCCGTTCCCGGCCGGCCTCAAGGCGCAGGTGGCCGTGGCGGCCGCCGAGACCACGGAAGGCTGAGGGCCGAGCGATGGATGTGAAGGTCATTACCCTCGACAACGAGGATGCCGGCACGATCGCGCTGGCTGACGAGGTGTTCGGTCTCCCGGCCCGCGTCGACATCCTGCACCGGATGGTGCGCTACCAGCTCGCCAAGCGGCGCGCCGGTACGCACAAGGTGAAGACGATCTCCGAGATCGCCGGTTCGACCGCGAAGATCTACCGCCAGAAGGGCACGGGCCGCGCGCGGCACGGCGCCAAGCGGGCGAACATCTTCCGCGGCGGTGCCACGGTCCACGGTCCCGTGGTCCGCAGCCATGCCCATGATCTGCCCAAGAAGGTGCGTCGCCTGGCGCTGAAGACCGCGCTGTCGGTCAAGGCTCAGGGCGGCAAGCTGGTGGTGGTCGACGATCTGAAGGCCGACGACGCCAAGACCAAGGCGCTGGTGGCCCGTCTCGAGAAGGCCGGTCTCGGCCGCTCGACGCTGTTCATCGGCGGCACCGAGGTCGACCAGGGCTTCCGCCTCGCCGCCCGCAACCTGATCGGCATCGACGTTCTGCCGAGCCAGGGCGCCAATGTTTACGACATCCTGCGCCGCGACACCCTGGTGCTGTCGCGCGCCGCGGTCGAGAGCCTGGAGGCGCGGCTGAAATGAACCCGGAGCGGATGTACGACATCATCCTGAGCCCGGTCGTCACCGAAAAGTCGACGATGGGTTCGGAGAATGACCAGGTCACCTTCAAGGTGACGCTGGACGCGACCAAGCCCGAGATCAAACAGGCCGTCGAGAAGCTCTTCGGCGTGAAGGTCAAGGCGGTGAACACCCTGGTGCAGGCCGGCAAGACCAAGCGCTTCCGTGGCCGCCCCGGGCGTCGCTCGGACTTCAAGAAGGCGATCGTGACCCTGGCCGAAGGCCAGCAGATCGATCTGACGGCGGGGATCTGAACCGATGGCTTTGAAGGCATACAAGCCGACTTCGCCCGGCCGGCGTCAGCTGGTTCTGGTCGATCGCTCGGAGCTCTGGAAGGGCAAGCCGGTCAAGTCCCTGACCGAAGGCCTGACCAAGTCGGGTGGCCGCAACAACCTGGGCCGCGTGACCGCGTTCCAGGTGGGCGGCGGTCACAAGCGCCGCTATCGTCTGGTCGACTTCAAGCGCCGCAAGTGGGACGTGGAAGCCTCGGTCGTGCGCCTTGAGTACGATCCGAACCGCACCGCGTTCATCGCGCTGATCGAGTACACCGACGGCGAGCAGGCCTATATCCTGGCCCCGCAGCGCCTGAAGGCCGGCGACAAGGTCGTCGCCGGTGCGAAGGTCGACGTGCGGCCCGGCAATGCCATGCCGCTGTCGGCCATCCCGGTCGGCACGATCGTCCACAATGTCGAGCTGAAGCCCGGCAAGGGTGGTCAGATCGCGCGGTCGGCCGGCACCTATGTTCAGGTGGTCGGCAAGGACGGCAACTACGTCATGCTGCGCATGGCCTCCGGCGAGCAGCGTATGGTGCGCGCCGAATGCATGGCCACCATCGGTGCGGTGTCGAACCCCGACCACCAGAACGTCAGCCTGGGCAAGGCCGGCCGTTCGCGGTGGATGGGCCGTCGCCCGGTCGTCCGTGGTGTGGCGATGAACCCGGTCGATCACCCGCATGGCGGCGGTGAAGGCCGCACCTCGGGCGGTCGTCATCCGGTTACTCCGTGGGGCAAGCCGACCAAGGGCAAGCGCACCCGCAATAACAAGGCTACGGACAAGTTTATCGTCCGTCGCCGCAAGCCCTAAGGTCTGAAGGAGGACACCGTGCCCCGTTCGGTTTGGAAAGGCCCGTTTGTCGACGGGTACCTGCTGAAGAAGGCCGACGCGCTGCACACCTCCGGCCGCAAGGAGGTGATTCGCACCTGGTCGCGTCGTTCGACCATCCTGCCCCAGTTTGTGGGCTTGACCTTTGGGGTCTATAACGGGCACAAGTTCCTGCCCGTGCTTGTCTCCGAGGACATGGTCGGGCATAAGTTCGGCGAGTTCGCGCCCACCCGCACGTTCTACGGCCACGCCGCGGACAAGAAGGCCAAGAGGAAATAACCATGGGCAAGCCTAGTGCCGAGCGGCGGGTTGCCGAAAACGAGGCGCGCGCGGTTTCGACGATGCTGCGCGTGAGCCCGCGCAAGCTTAACACCGTCGCCGAGCTGATCCGTGGTCGGAGCGTCGAGTCGGCGCTGGCTGCGCTGACCTTCTCGCGCCGCCGGATCTCGAACGACGTGAAGAAGACCCTGCAGTCGGCGATCGCCAATGCGGAAAACAACCACGAGCTGGACGTCGACCGTCTGTTCGTGGCCGAGGCCTTTGTCGGCAAGGCGCTGGTCATGAAGCGGTTCAGCGCCCGCGCCCGTGGCCGTGTTGGTCGCGTGGAGAAGCCTTTCAGCCAGCTGACCGTGGTGGTCCGCGAGCGTGAGGAGCAGGACTAATGGGTCATAAGGTCAATCCCATCGGGCTCCGGCTCGGGATCATCCGTACCTGGGACAGCCGCTGGTACGCGGATGACAATTACGGCGACCTGCTTCAGGAAGACCTGCGCCTGCGCAAGTACCTGAAGGGCCGCCTGAAGAACGCCGGCGTGTCGGGCATCGTGATCGAGCGTGCTGCGCAGAAGGTGCGCATCACGCTGAACAGCGCGCGTCCCGGCGTGATCATCGGCAAGAAGGGCGCCGACATCGACAAGCTGAAGGCTGATGTCGGCAAGCTGGTCAAGGGCGAGGTTCATCTGAACATCGCCGAGGTCCGCAAGCCCGAACTCGACGCCACCCTGGTGGCCGAGAACATCGCCCAGCAGCTGGAGCGCCGCGTGGCGTTCCGTCGGGCGATGAAGCGTGCCGTGCAGTCGGCGATGCGCCTGGGTGCCGAAGGCATCCGCATCACCTGCAGCGGCCGTCTGGGCGGCGCCGAAATCGCCCGTACGGAATGGTACCGTGAAGGTCGCGTGCCGCTGCATACGCTGCGCGCCGACATCGACTATGGCCAGGCGACCGCCTTTACCACCTATGGCACCTGCGGTGTCAAGGTCTGGGTGTTCAAGGGCGAAGTGCTGAGCCGCGATCCGCTGGCAGCGGAAGCCGAGCGTCGTGAGACGCGGGCTTCGCGCTGATCCGGCGGCGATCAGCTTAGTGAGAAAGGCTGGAACTTATGCTGAGTCCGAAGCGGACGAAATATCGCAAGGCGCATAAGGGCCGCATCCACGGTGATGCCAAGGGTGGTACGGCGCTGAATTTCGGCGCCTACGGCCTGAAGGCGATGGAACCCGGCCGGTTGACGGCGCGGCAGATCGAGGCGACCCGTCGCGCGATCACCCGCCACATCCGCCGTGTCGGCCGCGTGTGGGTGCGTATCTTCCCGGACGTGCCGGTTTCGAAGAAGCCGGCCGAAGTGCGCATGGGTAAGGGCAAGGGCTCTCCGGAATTCTGGATGGCCCGCGTGAAGCCCGGTCGCGTGATGTTCGAACTGGATGGTGTCCCCGCCGATGTGGCCCGCGAGGCCTTCGAGCGTGGCGCCGCCAAGCTGCCGATCCGCACCCGCGTGATCCAGCGCATCGGTGTGGAGGGCTGAAGCCATGAAGGCTGAAGAACTGCGCGCGAAGTCGGCGACCGAGCTGAACACCATGCTGCTCCAGCTGAAGAAGGAGCAGTTCAACCTGCGCTTCCAGCAGGCCGGCGGCCAGCTCGAAAACACCGCGCGTGTGCGCGAGGTGCGGCGCGACATCGCCCGGATCAAGACCGTGATCGGCCAGTCGGCCGGCGCCGCGGCGAAGGAGTGATCAGATGCCCAAGCGTATCCTTCAGGGCGTCGTGGTGAGCGACAAGGGCGACAAGACGATCATCGTCAAGGTCGAACGTCGCTTCCAGCACCCGATCTACAAGAAGTTCATTCGCCGCAGCAAGAAGTATGCCGCGCATGATGAGGACAACCGGTTCAAGGCCGGCGACATCGTCCGCATCATTGAATCGGCTCCGATCTCCAAGCGCAAGCGCTGGACGGTCGTCGCTGACGGCGAATGAAGCCCGGCCCCTGCTGATTAAGGAACGGTCCCGTGATCCAGACCGAAACCAATCTGGAAGTGGCGGACAACAGCGGCGCCCGGCGTGTGATGTGCATCCGCGTTCTCGGCGGTTCGCGTCGCCGCGTCGCGCGTGTCGGCGACGTGATCGTCGTCTCCGTGAAGGAGGCGATTCCGCGTGGTAAGGTGAAGAAGGGCGACGTCCACCGTGCGGTGGTCGTTCGTACCGCCAAGGAGCTGCGTCGTCCGGACGGCACTGCCATCCGTTTCGACCGCAATGCCGCCGTGCTGATCAACAAGCATGGCGAGCCGATCGGTACCCGTATCTTCGGGCCGGTCACCCGCGAGCTCCGCGGCAAGAAGTTCATGAAGATCATCTCTCTGGCCCCCGAGGTCCTCTGATGGCAGCCAAGATCAAGAAAGGCGACAACGTCGTCGTTTTGACCGGGCGTGACAAGGGCAAGGCCGGGACGGTTGCGCAGGTTCTCCCCAAGGAGAACCGCGTCGTCGTTCAGGGCGTAAACCTCGTCAAGCGGCACACCGCTCCCAAGCCGGGCAATCCCGGCGGTATCGTGGAGAAGGAAGCGTCGCTGCACCTGTCGAACGTCGCGATCGCCGACCCCAAGGACGGCAAGCCGACCCGCGTCGGTTTTACCACGCTCGAAGATGGCCGTAAGGTGCGCGTCGCCAAGCGGTCCGGCGAGCAGATCGATCGTTGACGGCGGAGCAGCCCAAAATGGCACGCTTGTACGAGTACTACGTTAACGAGGTTCGCCCGCAGCTGCGCGAGCAGTTCAGCTATGCGAACGTCATGGAGATCCCCCGTCTCGAAAAGATCGTCCTGAATGTGGGCGTCGGCGAGGCGGTCGGTGATCAGAAGAAGATCAACGGCGTCGTGACCGATCTGGCCAAGATCACCGGCCAGAAGCCCGTCGTGACCCGCGCCTCGAAGTCGATCGCCGGCTTCAAGCTGCGCGAGGGCATGGCGATCGGCGTCAAGGTGACGCTGCGCCGCGACCGGATGTACGAGTTCCTGGATCGTCTCGTCACCATCGCTCTGCCGCGTGTCCGCGACTTCCGCGGGCTGAACGGCAAGTCGTTCGACGGGCGTGGCAACTATGCCATGGGCCTCAAAGAGCAGATCGTCTTCCCCGAGATCGAGTACGACAAGGTCGATACCGTCCGGGGCATGGACATCGTCTTCGCGACGACGGCCAAGACGGATGCCGAGGCGAAGGCGCTTCTTGCCGCCTTCAAGATGCCCTTCGTGAACTGAGCAACGGCAAGCGAGGCGATTATGGCCAAGACCAGTGCCGTCCAGAAGAACAAGCACCGCGAGCAGCTGGTGGCGCGTTTTGCGAACAAGCGCGCTGCCCTGAAGGCGGTGGTTGACGATCGTGAGCTGTCGCCCGAGGAGCGTTTCGCGGCGACCCTGAAGCTCGCCGCCCTCCCGCGCAACGGCTCGAAGACCCGCATCCGGAACCGGTGCGAGCTGACCGGCCGCCCCCGTGCGGTGTACCGCAAGCTGAAGCTGTGCCGTGTGGCGCTCCGCGACCTGGCGTCGCAGGGGCAGATCCCCGGCATGACGAAGTCGAGCTGGTAAGAGAGGAGGACCGGATATGTCCATGACCGATCCCCTCGGCGATATGATCACCCGTATCCGCAACGCTCAGCTGGCGCGCAAGTCGACGACTCTGTGCCCCGCCTCGAAGCTGCGCGGTTGGGTGCTCGACGTGCTGACCCGCGAGGGCTACATCCGTGGCTACGAGCGCAGCGAGTCGTCTGAAGGCAAGCCGGTGTTCGAGATCGCGCTGAAGTATGTGGACGGCGAGCCCGCCATCCGCGAAATCGGCCGCGTTTCCCGCCCCGGTCGCCGCGTCTATTCGTCGATCAAGGCGCTGCCGAAGCACTATAACGGCCTCGGCATCCAGATCCTCTCGACCCCCCGTGGCGTCATGTCCGACGCGGAGGCCCGCACCGCCAATGTCGGCGGTGAGGTTCTCTGCAAGGTGTTCTGAGGAGACGTCCCATGTCGCGTATCGGTAAGAATCCGGTTGCGGTGCCCCAGGGCGTCGAGGTGGCCGTCGACGGCAACAC contains:
- the rplB gene encoding 50S ribosomal protein L2, translating into MALKAYKPTSPGRRQLVLVDRSELWKGKPVKSLTEGLTKSGGRNNLGRVTAFQVGGGHKRRYRLVDFKRRKWDVEASVVRLEYDPNRTAFIALIEYTDGEQAYILAPQRLKAGDKVVAGAKVDVRPGNAMPLSAIPVGTIVHNVELKPGKGGQIARSAGTYVQVVGKDGNYVMLRMASGEQRMVRAECMATIGAVSNPDHQNVSLGKAGRSRWMGRRPVVRGVAMNPVDHPHGGGEGRTSGGRHPVTPWGKPTKGKRTRNNKATDKFIVRRRKP
- the rpsS gene encoding 30S ribosomal protein S19, which produces MPRSVWKGPFVDGYLLKKADALHTSGRKEVIRTWSRRSTILPQFVGLTFGVYNGHKFLPVLVSEDMVGHKFGEFAPTRTFYGHAADKKAKRK
- the rplD gene encoding 50S ribosomal protein L4 encodes the protein MDVKVITLDNEDAGTIALADEVFGLPARVDILHRMVRYQLAKRRAGTHKVKTISEIAGSTAKIYRQKGTGRARHGAKRANIFRGGATVHGPVVRSHAHDLPKKVRRLALKTALSVKAQGGKLVVVDDLKADDAKTKALVARLEKAGLGRSTLFIGGTEVDQGFRLAARNLIGIDVLPSQGANVYDILRRDTLVLSRAAVESLEARLK
- the rpsL gene encoding 30S ribosomal protein S12, translated to MPTINQLIRKPRLAPVDRNKVPALEACPQKRGVCTRVYTTTPKKPNSALRKVARVRLTNSFEVTSYIPGEGHNLQEHSVVLIRGGRVKDLPGVRYHILRGTLDTQGVKNRRQRRSKYGAKRPK
- the rpsG gene encoding 30S ribosomal protein S7, whose product is MSRRHAAEKRQVLPDPKFGDAVVSKFMNVLMYDGKKSVAEAIVYGAFDLIEQKTRQEGLRVFHEALENVRPAVEVKSRRVGGATYQVPVEVRPDRAQALAIRWLITAARNRSENTAVERLAGELLDAAQSRGTAIKKREDTHRMADANKAFSHYRW
- the rpsJ gene encoding 30S ribosomal protein S10 — translated: MEGQNIRIRLKAFDHRVLDQSTREIVNTAKRTGASVRGPIPLPTEIERFTVLRSPHIDKKSREQFEIRTHKRLLDIVEPTPQTVDALMKLDLAAGVDVEIKL
- the rplC gene encoding 50S ribosomal protein L3, with amino-acid sequence MRTGVITRKLGMTRIFDSAGIHIPVTVLKVDNVQVVAHRTDETDGYTAVQVGYGAAKVKNVSKAQRGHFAKAKVEPKAKLAEFRVTADALPEIGAEIGANHFVVGQFVDVVGTSIGKGFAGAMKRHNFGGLRATHGVSVSHRSHGSTGNRQDPGRTFKGKKMAGHMGARRVTVQNLRVTVVDADRGLLLVEGAIPGAAGSYVLVRDAVKKALPESVPFPAGLKAQVAVAAAETTEG
- the tuf gene encoding elongation factor Tu, which translates into the protein MGKEKFERSKPHVNIGTIGHVDHGKTTLTAAITKVLAETGGATYTSYDSIDKAPEEKERGITINTAHVEYQTEARHYAHVDCPGHADYVKNMITGAAQMDGAILVVSAADGPMPQTREHILLARQVGVPALVVFMNKVDMVDDEELLELVEMEVRELLASYDFPGDDIPVIKGSALAAIEGTNPSIGAERILELMRAVDEYIPTPDRPKDQPFLMPIEDVFSISGRGTVVTGRIERGVIKVGEEVAIVGLRDTTKTTVTGVEMFRKLLDQGEAGDNVGVLLRGTKREDVERGQVLAKPGTITPHTKFAAEAYILTKEEGGRHTPFFTNYRPQFYFRTTDVTGVITLPEGTEMVMPGDNVSVTVELISPIAMDEGLRFAIREGGRTVGAGVVAKVMA
- the fusA gene encoding elongation factor G yields the protein MARTTPIEAYRNIGIMAHIDAGKTTTTERILYYTGRSHKIGEVHEGAATMDWMEQEQERGITITSAATTCFWNNHRINIIDTPGHVDFTIEVERSLRVLDGAVAVFDSVAGVEPQSETVWRQADKYRVPRICFVNKMDRMGANFYRCVDMMVDRLGANPLVLSLPIGSESEYVGIVDLVKMKAVVWKDESLGAEFEERDIPADLADRAEEYRQKLVETAVEADDEVMEAYLEGNEPDVATLKRCIRKGTLARQFVPVINGSAFKNKGVQPLLDAVIDFLPSPVDVPAVHGTAVDDPETTLVRESKDEAPFSALAFKIMSDPFVGSLTYIRVYSGVIESGSYVLNTVKGDRERVGRMLQMHANSREDVKEARAGDIVALCGMKGTTTGDTLCASDAKIILERMEFPEPVIEVAVEPKTKSDQEKMGLALSRLAQEDPSFRVSTDEESGQTVIKGMGELHLEIIVDRMRREFKVEANVGQPQVAYRERFGQPVEVDYTHKKQTGGSGQFARVKLKFEPFEGEDGFVFENKVVGGSVPREYVPGVQKGIESCLGNGVIAGFPVVNLKAELIDGAYHDVDSSVLAFEIASRAAFREAMGKSRPVLLEPIMKVEVVTPDEYMGDIIGDLNSRRGQVSSMDSRGNARVVNAMVPLASMFGYVNQLRSMSQGRAQYTMQFDHYEPVPQHLADEVKAKYAG
- a CDS encoding 50S ribosomal protein L23, with the protein product MNPERMYDIILSPVVTEKSTMGSENDQVTFKVTLDATKPEIKQAVEKLFGVKVKAVNTLVQAGKTKRFRGRPGRRSDFKKAIVTLAEGQQIDLTAGI
- the rplV gene encoding 50S ribosomal protein L22 — encoded protein: MGKPSAERRVAENEARAVSTMLRVSPRKLNTVAELIRGRSVESALAALTFSRRRISNDVKKTLQSAIANAENNHELDVDRLFVAEAFVGKALVMKRFSARARGRVGRVEKPFSQLTVVVREREEQD